The following proteins come from a genomic window of Sphingobium cloacae:
- the trbK-alt gene encoding putative entry exclusion protein TrbK-alt — MSRTMKIAGGAALAGMMMTVAVVSASRRPEPAASPPVARESAPDPITVDMRRCRTLTMPDSGCEAAWEAKRRRFFGKDER, encoded by the coding sequence ATGAGCCGCACCATGAAGATCGCTGGCGGCGCGGCGCTGGCCGGCATGATGATGACGGTGGCCGTCGTTTCGGCTTCCCGCCGTCCCGAACCGGCCGCGTCGCCGCCGGTAGCGCGCGAAAGCGCGCCCGACCCAATCACCGTCGATATGCGCCGCTGCCGGACGCTCACCATGCCCGACAGCGGATGCGAAGCCGCCTGGGAAGCGAAGCGCCGCCGCTTCTTCGGCAAGGACGAGCGGTGA
- the trbL gene encoding P-type conjugative transfer protein TrbL: MDDTGIIDTFLGVFTSYIDSGFGLLGGEVGFLSTTLIAIDVTIAALFWAWGADEDVIQRLVKKTLYIGAFAFIIGNFQSLATIVFESFAGLGLKASGDALSLAEFMKPGSIAATGLDAGAPLLDATEDLMGPVGLFANFAQILILLVAWLIVVLAFFIIAVQVFIVLIEFKLVTLAGFVLLPFAFFSKTAFMAEKVLGHIVSTGIKVLVLAVITGIGTTLFSQFTDTPVVVEPDMEQVMAIALAALTLLGLAIFGPSIANGIVSGGPALGAGAAAGTALAAGGALVGGAAAARLGAGAAAGAIGGAARGAAFTSGAASSAYALGSAGKTGTAAVAGGAGGIGRAAAGAAMSPLRKAAASLKDSYRSGGRAAVTATGDTISGGATPPSSSPDGPPAWAAAMKRRQTMTHGATVAAHTLRGGDGGGGGASVDLSQKD; encoded by the coding sequence ATGGACGACACAGGCATCATCGACACCTTCCTGGGCGTCTTCACCAGCTACATAGATTCAGGCTTCGGCTTGCTCGGCGGCGAGGTCGGTTTCCTGTCCACGACGCTCATTGCGATCGACGTGACGATCGCCGCCCTGTTCTGGGCCTGGGGCGCCGACGAGGATGTGATCCAGCGCCTCGTGAAGAAGACGCTCTACATCGGCGCCTTCGCTTTCATCATCGGCAATTTCCAGTCGCTTGCGACCATCGTGTTCGAGAGCTTCGCGGGGCTGGGGCTCAAGGCGAGTGGTGATGCCCTCAGCCTCGCGGAGTTCATGAAGCCGGGCAGCATCGCGGCGACCGGCCTCGACGCCGGAGCGCCGCTGCTCGACGCGACCGAGGACTTGATGGGGCCGGTCGGCCTGTTCGCCAACTTCGCGCAGATTCTGATTCTGCTCGTGGCCTGGCTGATCGTCGTCCTCGCCTTCTTCATCATCGCCGTGCAGGTCTTCATCGTCCTGATCGAGTTCAAACTGGTGACGCTCGCCGGCTTCGTGCTGCTGCCCTTCGCGTTTTTCAGCAAGACCGCCTTCATGGCCGAAAAGGTCTTGGGGCATATCGTCTCGACCGGAATCAAGGTGCTGGTCCTGGCCGTCATCACCGGGATCGGCACGACCCTGTTCAGCCAGTTCACCGACACGCCCGTCGTGGTCGAGCCGGACATGGAACAGGTCATGGCGATCGCGCTCGCGGCATTGACATTGCTCGGCCTCGCCATCTTCGGCCCGTCGATCGCCAACGGCATCGTCTCGGGCGGCCCCGCGCTCGGCGCGGGCGCCGCGGCCGGGACCGCGCTCGCCGCGGGCGGTGCGCTGGTCGGAGGCGCCGCCGCCGCCCGTCTCGGCGCTGGCGCGGCGGCAGGCGCCATCGGCGGTGCGGCCAGGGGCGCAGCGTTCACGTCCGGCGCGGCATCGAGCGCCTATGCGCTGGGCTCGGCCGGCAAGACCGGCACGGCGGCCGTCGCCGGAGGCGCGGGCGGCATCGGCAGGGCGGCGGCCGGGGCCGCCATGTCGCCGCTGCGCAAGGCCGCTGCATCGCTCAAGGACAGCTATCGCTCGGGCGGCCGCGCTGCCGTCACCGCAACCGGGGACACGATCAGCGGCGGCGCCACACCGCCGTCGTCATCGCCCGATGGCCCGCCGGCCTGGGCCGCAGCCATGAAGCGCCGCCAGACCATGACCCACGGCGCCACCGTCGCCGCCCACACCCTGCGCGGTGGTGACGGCGGCGGCGGCGGCGCGTCGGTCGATCTCAGCCAGAAGGATTGA
- the trbF gene encoding conjugal transfer protein TrbF codes for MFRRPTIRYGQTPEPVTPYQRAAQVWDDRMGSARVQAKNWRLAFFGALALSGGLAAGLVWQSARGHIVPWVVQVDKLGEAQAVAPAEASYRPSDPQIAFHLARFIEQVRSIPADPIIVRQNWLRAYDFTTDKGAMALNDHARNNDPFAQVGKVQVAVDVSSVIRASGDSFRVAWTERHYQDGSLAETTRWSAILTIAVQTPRTPDALRKNPLGVFVNAINWSKELAQ; via the coding sequence ATGTTCCGACGCCCCACTATCCGCTACGGCCAGACCCCCGAACCCGTCACCCCCTATCAGCGCGCCGCGCAGGTATGGGACGACCGCATGGGCTCCGCCCGCGTGCAGGCGAAGAACTGGCGCCTTGCCTTCTTCGGCGCGCTTGCCCTCTCGGGCGGGCTTGCCGCCGGCCTCGTGTGGCAATCGGCACGCGGCCATATCGTCCCCTGGGTTGTTCAGGTGGACAAGCTGGGCGAGGCGCAGGCGGTCGCACCGGCCGAAGCGAGCTACCGGCCGAGCGACCCGCAGATCGCGTTTCACCTGGCCCGCTTCATCGAGCAGGTCAGGAGCATACCGGCCGATCCCATCATCGTCCGCCAGAACTGGCTGCGCGCCTACGACTTCACGACCGACAAGGGCGCGATGGCCTTGAACGACCACGCCCGCAACAACGACCCCTTTGCGCAAGTCGGCAAGGTGCAGGTCGCGGTGGACGTGTCGAGCGTGATCCGCGCCTCGGGCGACAGCTTCCGCGTCGCCTGGACCGAGCGCCACTATCAGGACGGCAGTCTCGCCGAGACGACCCGCTGGTCAGCGATCCTCACCATCGCCGTGCAGACCCCGCGCACCCCCGACGCGCTGCGCAAGAACCCGTTGGGGGTCTTCGTCAACGCCATCAACTGGAGCAAGGAACTGGCCCAATGA
- the trbG gene encoding P-type conjugative transfer protein TrbG, with protein sequence MRNPRLRKAVMPALLISASALGACAATSAKTANVPPLEIAATPAPEPPRAVEVVTIPEPLPLPGQLKPVAAGARSSEPADPRQRVGAANAAARIQPTRDGYVNAIQQYPWTEGALYQVYTAPGQVTDIALQEGEQLVGPGPVAAGDTVRWIIGDTVSGSGPTARVHILAKPTRPDISTNLVVNTDRRTYHLELRATPSTYMASVSWTYPQDRLIALRGANAAAASSAPVATGLDIAALNFRYRIEGDRVAWRPARAFDDGRQVFIEFAAEISQGEMPPLFVTGAAGDAELVNYRVQGRYMVVDRLFAAAELRLGDRRTERRVRIVRDEARRGRP encoded by the coding sequence ATGAGAAATCCCCGATTGAGGAAGGCCGTCATGCCGGCCTTGCTCATTTCCGCGTCCGCGCTCGGCGCTTGCGCCGCTACGTCGGCCAAGACGGCCAACGTGCCGCCGCTCGAGATCGCAGCGACGCCGGCTCCCGAACCGCCGCGCGCCGTCGAGGTGGTGACGATCCCCGAGCCGCTGCCGCTCCCCGGCCAGTTGAAGCCGGTCGCGGCCGGCGCTCGGTCGTCCGAGCCCGCCGATCCGCGCCAGCGCGTCGGCGCGGCTAACGCCGCCGCTCGCATCCAGCCTACCCGCGACGGCTATGTGAACGCCATCCAGCAATATCCCTGGACCGAAGGCGCGCTCTATCAGGTCTATACCGCGCCCGGCCAGGTCACGGACATTGCCTTGCAGGAAGGCGAGCAACTCGTGGGGCCAGGGCCGGTCGCGGCCGGCGACACCGTGCGCTGGATCATCGGCGATACGGTGAGCGGCAGCGGCCCCACGGCGCGCGTGCATATCCTCGCGAAGCCCACCCGGCCTGACATTTCCACGAACCTGGTCGTGAACACCGACCGGCGCACCTATCATCTGGAACTGCGCGCCACGCCTTCGACCTACATGGCGTCGGTGAGCTGGACCTATCCGCAAGACCGCCTCATCGCGCTGCGCGGCGCCAACGCCGCCGCTGCATCATCCGCCCCGGTCGCCACCGGCCTCGACATCGCCGCGCTCAATTTCCGCTACCGGATCGAGGGCGACCGCGTGGCCTGGCGTCCAGCCCGTGCGTTTGACGACGGCCGGCAGGTGTTCATCGAGTTCGCGGCCGAGATCTCGCAGGGCGAGATGCCGCCGCTGTTCGTGACCGGCGCGGCCGGCGACGCCGAACTGGTCAACTACCGCGTCCAGGGCCGCTACATGGTGGTGGACCGGTTGTTCGCCGCCGCCGAGCTGCGCCTGGGCGATCGTCGCACCGAGCGGCGCGTGCGGATCGTGCGCGATGAAGCGCGCAGGGGGCGGCCGTGA